The window CCTGCAGCGAGGATATTCGCAAGCTGGGCGACAATATGATGGCCCAGGGCATTGCGGTTGAGCAGATCACCCAGATTATTTCGGCACTGAATGACGTCACTCTCTGCCAGTTGTCACGCCTGATCCGTGAGCATCATCCTCAGGTGAAACAAGTGGACTATTGCTGGCTGGCTTTGGGTTCTGAAGGTCGCATGGAACAAACCCTTTATACAGACCAGGATAACGGCATTATTTTTCAAACCACTGGCACACAGGACACACAAGCGATAAGAGAAGTGCTGCTGGCGTTTGCACATGAAGTCAATCTGGCCCTGGATACCTGCGGCTTTCCGCTATGTAAAGGCAATATCATGGCTTCCAATCCGCAATGGTGCCTGAGTACCGATGAGTGGCGTCATCGCTTCAGCGCCTGGGTCAACAGCCCGGATCCAATGGCCATCATGCATTCAACGATCTTCTTTGACTTCCGGGCGCTGGACGGCAATATGGAACTGGCTTCAGCTCTCCGCCGGTGGCTCAATCAAATTGTGCAGCAGCATCCTGTTTTTCTGCGGTTTCTCACTCAAAACGCCATCTCACGCAAGCCGCCACTGGGGCTATTCCGGGATTTTGTCACCAGCCAGGACAACACCCTGGACCTGAAAACCCAGGCCGCCGTCCTGTTTGTAGACGTAGCGCGGATACTGGCGCTACAGGCAGGTAGCCCTCACACCAGCACCGTCCAGCGACTGAAGCAAGCCGGACCGGCTGCAGGCCTGCGCCAGGAACAGGCTGATGCCTACGCGGAAGCATTTCTGTATATCCAGTTATTACGCATGCAATTGCATCATCAGTCAGCAGCCAGCCATTCCCCGTATACCAATCAGATCAACCCGGCGACCCTGAACGCACTCGACAATCGTATCCTGCGTGAAGCCTTTCGGCTGGCCAAGTCGCTGCAAAGCATGCTCGCGGTGAAGTATGCCCTTTAACAAGATGATCAATGCGCTGACGCGTTTTCTGCGCCAATCCCCTGCTCACCCGCGTGCGGCCTCCTTGCAGAAAAGGTTTGAAGCCTGGCGCGCCTTGCCGGCAGCGAACAGCAGGCAAACCGTAAGGGACAGCCGAATCGTCGTTCTGGATGTGGAAACCAGCGGCCTTAATCTGAGGAAAGATCGCTTAATAGCGATTGGTGCCGTAGCCATTGTGCAAGGCCGGATCATGCTGAACGACACTTTTGATATCGTGCTGCGACAGGAACAGGTCAGCAGTAAAAGCAATATTCTTATCCACGGTATTGCAGGTGGGAAACAGCGCAGCGGCACCGAGCCGGCCGATGCCCTGATGCAGTTTCTGGAGTACATCGGCCCCGACCCGCTACTGGCCTTTCACGTTGCCTTTGACCAGACCATGCTGGAGAAAAGCATGAAAACCTGGCTACAGACTGATCTGCGCAAACGCCCCTGGATAGATCTGGCCTATCTGGCGCCTGCACTGTATCGGGAACAGGCGCTGAGCCACAGGACCCTGGATGACTGGATGCAGCTGTTTCACATACACAATCAACGACGCCACGACGCCGTGGCCGACGCGCTGGCCACTGCCGAGCTATTTCTGTGTCTGAATAAAAAATGCGAACAGCTGGGCAAGTACACACTGGATAGCCTCTATACTGCCGAAAGACAGTACCGGACGCTTATTGCACAATAAACGGGGTTCGGCTTTGAAGGACAAAAAGCACCGCGGACAACAAAATTGAACGGGTACGGTTGTCTTGGTCGACATGCGCATGAAAAAACCGGCCCGTGTTGCCACTGCCGGTCTTTTCTGTGCCAATCTGGCCGATTAATAATCAGGCCGATTTATGATGTCGGGCAGGATGCTTCATCAAATGACGCCACACGAAACCAGGGTAAGCCAACACCACATAAAGACATGCGGCAATCGCGTAAAACTCCCAGTTTTTCACGGCGGGATTAGCGTAGTTGGCTTCGATAGCAAAACCAATGGCACCCACAATAAAGTAACCCAGCAACACTTCCAGCAAGCGGGTGCTCACATGCTTGACCGACACATAAGGCGTAACCATGGCGCCAGGCGCATACAGCGCAGCACCCAGCAAAACCACACCGCCGAACATATACGGCAGATTTCCAGACTGGGTACTCAACAGCCAGCATCCTGCTGCAATAACACCATAGGACACCACCGCACGCAGAAAGCAGAACCAGAATGGTCTTTGCACGGGTTCCCCCGCCTGCTGCCATGGCGTAAACACAAATGCACGCTCCGTCAGGAATGGCACAATAGCAAATGCAAACGCCAGTGCGATGAAAATCCAGATTGACTCAGCAGGATACATAGAAAAGCCGTCCGTCAGAATTTAAGCGAAGCGTCAATCACCTGCACACACAGGGTCATCAGGCTGCCGGGCAGTATGCCAAGCACAATGATAAGCAGTCCATTGACAGACATCACGCCACTGCGGAATGACCAGGCTGTATCAGGTGCAGGCACACCCTGTACCGGTTCGTCAAAGTACACGACCTTAACTACGCGAAGATAGTAGAACGCACCAATCAATGAGCACAGGACCGCATAGATGGCAAGCCACACATGACCGGCAGAAATCACAGCCTGCAGCACCACCAGCTTGGCATGAAAGCCCACCAGCGGTGGAATACCTGCCAGCGAGAACATCAGCAACAGCATGCCAAAAGCCATGATCGGGCTGCGCTGATTCAGGCCTTTGAGATCGTCAATGTTTTCACATTCAAAACCCTGGCGGCTCATCAGCAACACCAGACCGAAGCTGGCCAGCGTGGTCAGCACGTAGGTTACGATATAAAAAAGCGAAGAAGCATAAGCGCCGCTCATGACGGTACCGTTGGCGGCAACGCCCGACAGCAGTCCCAGCAGAACAAAGCCAACATGCGAAATGGTTGAATAGGCCAACATCCGCTTGAAGTTTGTCTGCATAATGGCCGTCAGGTTACCAATGGCCAGCGACAATACGGCCAGAATGATCAGCATAGGCTGCCAGCTCAGGGCAACTCCATTGAGGCCTTCGATCAACAGACGCAGTGTGATGGCCAGTGCAGCCAGCTTCGGTGCGGCACCAATCGTCAGCGTAATGGCGGTAGGCGCACCCTGATACACGTCCGGGATCCACATATGAAATGGCACGGCACCCAGTTTGAATGCCAGACCGGCCACTACAAACACGGTACCCAGAACCAGGGTCATTTCACCTGCCTGACCACTGCGAATAACCTGGATAACGCCGGCCAGATCCACGTGACCCGTTGCACCATACACCATTGAAATACCATAAAGCATGAAGCCGGAAGCCAGCGCACCCAGCACGAAGTATTTCATGGCCGATTCGGTCGCAACCAGTGAATCACGACGCAATGCAACCATCGTGTACAGGGCCAGAGACATCAGCTCCAGACCCAGATAGATGGTCAGCATGCTGCTGGCAGAAATCATCACCATCTGACCCAGCAACGCACACAGCGTGAGCGGATACAGTTCGCCGGATTTGGACATATCACGATCCACCACATACTGGCGGCTGTAGATCAATGTGACCAGCACTGCGAGGTAAGAGGCGATTTTCAGGAAATGTGACAGCGGATCGGCCACATACATGCCGTAAAAAGTGGTGCCGGCAATACCGCTATTCCATTGCATCAGTGACACGACGGTCATAATGACCAGAGCGCACAGAGAAAAAACATAGGTGGTTTTGCGGGTAGCCTCATGACTGAATGCATCGTAAACCAGAATGCCCATGGCCATGATCACCAGAATGATTTCAGGCGCTGCAAGTGCAAAATTAAATTGATTTTCCATGATGACTCAGTCTTACAATTTAGAAACGGCCACGTGATCCAGCAATTGCTGAACGGACACGTGCATCACATCGGTAAACAGTTTCGGATAAATACCCATTACCAGTACGAAAATAGCCAGGATCGCCAACAGTGCATATTCGCGGCAATTCACGTCTTTCATCTGTTTAACCGCTTCGTTGGTAACATCGCCATAGGCAACGCGCTTGACCATCCACAGTGAATACGATGCACCCAGGATCAGCGCGGTTGCAGTCAACAGACCAATCCAGAAGTTATGCTCGACAGCACCCAGAATTACATAGAATTCACCAACAAAACCACTGGTTGCCGGCAGACCGCTATTGGCCATTGAGAACAACACAAAGAAGGTCACAAATTTGGGCATTGTGTTGATGACGCCACCATAGTCGGCAATGCGACGCGTATGCAGACGGTCATACAGCACGCCGATACACAGGAACATCGCGCCCGATACGAAACCGTGAGAAATCATCTGAATCACTGCACCTTCCATCGCTGCCGTATTGAACAGGAAAAAGCCCAGTGTGACGAAACCCATGTGGGCAACCGAAGAGTATGCCACCAGTTTTTTCATATCGTCCTGAACGATCGCCACCAGGCCGATATAGATCACGGCAACCAGCGACAAGGCAATCATCAGGCCGGCCATGCTATGAGACGCGTCCGGTGCGATAGGCAGAGAAAAACGCAGGAAGCCGTAAGCACCCAGTTTAAGCATAATCGCGGCCAGCACGATAGAACCACCTGTAGGCGCTTCCACGTGAGCATCCGGCAACCAGGTATGGACCGGCCACATGGGCACCTTGACGGCGAAAGCTGCCAGCAATGCAAAGAAAATCAGCATTTGCGGTGTATAGCCCAGCTTGGCCTGCTGCCACACCAGAATATCAAACGACCCGGTCTGCGTGTACAGATAGATGAAAGCGACCAGTGTCAGCAGTGAGCCCAGCAGGGTATACAGGAAAAACTTGAACGCGGCATACACCCGGTTCGGGCCACCCCACACACCGATAATAATGTACATCGGGATCAGCGTAGCTTCGAAGAATATATAGAACAGCAAACCGTCCAGCGCGGCAAACACCCCGACCATCAGACCCGAGAGGATCAGGAACGCAGCCATATACTGGGCAACGCGTTTGGTGATCACTTCCCAGCCAGCCAGCACCACGATGACGGTGATGAAAGCGGTAAGCAACACCAGCCACATCGAAATACCGTCTACGCCCAGATGATAGGTCGCGGAAAAGGCTTCGATCCAGGGTGTTTTTTCGACAAACTGCATTTGTGCCGTCGAACCATCGAAACCGAAATACACCGGCAAAGTGACCAGAAAACTGATCACGGAGCCGAACAGTGCCAGCTTACGGGTGAAATCGGCGCGTTCGTCGCTGCCCATGATCAGAACCAGAATACCGGCAACGATCGGCACAAAAATTGCCAGGGACAGCCAGGGTAAGGTAGAAGTCATTTCGCCCATCTTAAAGTACCAGCACAAATATTGAAATGAAGGCAATCACGCCAACGATCATGGCAAATGCATAATGGTAAATATAACCAGACTGCAGATGACGGCTGATGGCAGCCACCAGCCCGACCAGACGCGTACTACCCGAGACCAGACCGCCATCGATCACACCCTTGTCGCCCACGTTCCAGAACAGTGAACCCAGACCACGGGCACCACGGGCAAAGATATTCTCGTTGATCCAGTCAACATAGTATTTGTTTTCCAGAACCCGGTTGATGCCGGACAGCGAGCGATAGACACGTGCAGGCAAGGCCGGATTAACCAGATAGCAGTACCACGCCACAACCAGACCGGCAATCATCAGCCAGAAAGGTACGGTGGTGAAGGCATGCAGACCATACGCGAACCAGCCGTGGAATTCATGCGCCAGCTCTTCCATCGCAGGGTGCGCTTCGGAAACCGTAATCACGCCCTTGAAGAAATCGCCGAACAGCAGCGGATCGATCACCCAGGCACCGACAATCACCGAAGGAATCGCCAGCAATAGCAGAGGCAGGGTCACCACCCATGGAGACTCGTGCGGCGTGCCACCGTGATGATGATCATCATGGCCGTGCGTATCGTGTGCCGTCCCATGTGCCGCGTCATGGCTGTCGCTATGATGAGCGTCACCGTGATGCGCATGGCCATCTGTGCTGAAGCGCGGTTTGCCATGGAACACCAGGAAATACACGCGGAACGAGTACAGTGATGTCACGAACACACCAATCAGTGTTGCCCAGTAGGCAAAGCCGCTGCCCCACACCGTTGCTGCACCGGCAGCTTCGATAATGTGTTCTTTGGAGTAGAAGCCGGCAAAGAATGGCGTACCCACCAATGACAGCGTACCGATCAAAAAGGTGATCCAGGTGATAGGCATATATTTGCGCAAGCCACCCATATTGCGGATGTCCTGATCATGGTGCATGCCGATAATCACGGAACCCGCACCCAGGAACAGCAGCGCCTTGAAGAACGCGTGTGTCATCAGGTGGAAAATCGCGATCGGATAAGCCGATGCGCCCAGCGCCACCGTCATATAACCCAGCTGCGACAGCGTTGAATAGGCAACCACGCGCTTGATGTCGTTCTGGATAATACCCAGAATACCCAGGAACAGCGCGCCGATACTACCAATCACAATCACAAATGAAAGCGCGGTGGGAGACAGCTCGAACAGCGGTGAGAAACGTGCCACCATGAAGATACCTGCGGTCACCATGGTTGCCGCGTGAATCAGGGCAGAAATAGGCGTCGGGCCTTCCATCGAATCGGGCAGCCAGGCATGCAGCGGCACCTGGGCTGATTTACCCATGGCACCAATAAACAGACAGATACATGCCACCGTAATCAGATGCCAGTCGGTCCCTGGAAACGCAGTCGCTGCCAGTTTGTCCGATTGTGCAAAAACATCGCTGTAATTCAGTGAGCCGGTATAGGCAAACAGCAGTGCGATACCCAGTACGAAACCGAAGTCACCTACACGGTTAATCAGGAACGCCTTCATATTGGCGAAGATCGCTGTGGGACGCGTATACCAGAAACCAATCAGCAGATACGAAACCAGACCCACCGCTTCCCAGCCGAAGAACAGCTGCAGCATGTTGTTGGCCATGACCAGCATCAGCATTGAAAAGGTGAACAGCGAGATATACGAGAAGAAACGCTGGTAACCCGGGTCATCGGACATATAGCCGATGGTGTAAATGTGCACCATCAGCGAAACGGAAGTGACCACCACCATCATGAGCGCGGTGAGCGCATCAACCAGGAAGCCCACCTCGGCCACGCGGGTGCCAATCAGACTCCAGGTGTACACCGTATCGTTATAGTGTGCGCCGTTAATGCCTACCTGGTACAGCACATAGGCTGACCCAAAGAACGACACGGCCACCAGAATGATCGTAATCATATGGGAGGCGCGACGGCTGACTGTACGACCGACGAAGCCGGTCCCGAACAGGCCGGTCACGATGGCACCCAGCAAGGGAGCCAGCGCAATAACCAGCAGCAGTGAAGATGATAAGGAGTTGTTCATTCCGGATCCTTACCCTTTCAAACGACCGATGTCGTCCACATTGATTGAATTGATTTTACGGAACAGCATCACAAGAATCGCCAGGCCGATAGCCGCTTCAGCAGCAGCCACCGTGAGGATGAAAAATACGAATATCTGTCCGGCTGTATCAGGCATGCCATCGGCACCCGGCATCCAGCTGGAGAAAGCCACGAAATTGATATTAACGGCCAGCAGCATCAGCTCGATCGACATCAGCAGACTGATCAGATTGCGCCGGTTCAGAAAAATACCAAATACGCCCATGGCGAACATAATCGCGCCAAGGATCAAATAATGAGCGAGTGATATGGTCATTTGCCTTCCCCTGCTGGTTTCACATCCTGGTCTTCTGCCGTGGGCACTTCACGCTGCGATGGAATATTAACCATCTTCAGACGATCAGATGCCTTCACATGCAACTGCTGATCGGACGTCACGTACTTGCGATTACGACGCTCGCGCAAGGTAAGCGCAATTGCGGCGATCATACCTACCAGCAGCGTTACCGCACCAATCTGAACGGCATAGGAGTAGCGGGAATACAGGGCAATACCCAGTTCACGCGTATTGTCATAATCAGCAGGCATGGAGATGGACGGACCGGAACCCAGGTACATATTGCCCAGTACAAAGGCAATTTCCAGAACCATGACGCCACCCACAACCAGGCCCAGCGGCAGATAGGTTTTGAAACCGGACCGCAGATTGGCCGGCGTAATGTCGATCATCATCACAACAAACAGGAACAGCACCATCACGGCGCCCACATAAACCAGAACCAGCAGCAGCGCCAGAAATTCCGCACCCAGCAGCATCCACAGCATGGAAGCTGTAAAGAAGGTCAGAATCAGGTGCAGCACCGCCGTTACCGGGCTGGTCGCCGTAATGACCCGCGCACCTGCAATGATCAGGATAACGGCCAGAATATAAAAGAGAACAGTTGTAAACATGGTTATCTTCTCATTTGCCTTTATCGGTAACGGGCATCAGCTTCGCGACGCGCAGCGATCTCGGATTCATACTTATCTCCTACAGCGAGCAGCATATCCTTGGTGAAATACAAATCGCCCCGCTTCTCACCGTGGTACTCATGAATATGCGTCTCAACGATGGAATCAACCGGGCAGCTCTCTTCGCAAAAGCCGCAGAAAATGCACTTGGTCAGATCGATGTCATAGCGCGAGGTACGACGAGTGCCGTCATCACGCTCTTCTGATTCGATGGTAATGGCCAGGGCAGGACACACTGCTTCGCATAACTTACAGGCAATGCAGCGCTCTTCCCCATTGGGATAGCGACGCAAGGCATGCAGGCCACGGAAGCGCGGTGAAGCCGGCGTTTTCTCGTAAGGGTACTGCAGCGTAATCTTGCGCTTGAAGAAATACTTGCCCGTCAGACTCATGCCTTTCAGCAATTCAGTCAGTAGCAGGCTGCCAAAAAAATCTTTAATTGCACTCATGTCTCTGTCAGCCTATTTCCAGATATTAAAAGGCGTCTGCATCCAGATCGCGACAACCAGTAACCAGATCCCGGTAAGCGGAATGAATACCTTCCAGCCCAGACGCATGATTTGGTCATAGCGATAGCGGGGAAAGGAAGCGCGGAACCAGATAAACAGTGACACCACGAAAAATGCTTTCAGACCCAGCCACAACCAGCCAGGGACCCAGGTAAACGGCGCGAAATCCAGAGGTGACGACCAGCCGCCCAGGAACATCACCGAAGCGATGGCAGACAGCAGAATCATGTTGGCGTATTCGGCCAGGAAGAACAGTGCGAAACCCATACCTGAATATTCAACCATGTGACCGGCAACAATCTCGGACTCCCCCTCAACCACGTCGAACGGGTGGCGGTTGGTTTCAGCAACGGCTGAAATCACATAGATCACGAATAGCGGCAGCAAGGGCAGCCAGTTCCAGGACATGAAGTTCACACCATGTGAGGCAAACCAGCCTTGAGTCTGGCCCTGTACGATGCCGTTCATGTTCAGCGTACCTGATACCAGCAACACGGTTACCAGCACAAAGCCCATTGCCAGCTCATACGATACCATTTGTGCCGAAGCACGCATCGCCCCCAGGAAGGCATACTTGGAGTTGGATGCCCAGCCGGCGATGATCACGCCGTATACACCAATAGAGGTAATGGCCATCACATACAGCAGGCCGGCGTTGACATTGGCCAGCACGACTTCAGGACCGAAAGGCACCACTGCCCAGGCGGCCAGCGCCGGAATCAGCGTAAGTACCGGTGCGATAAAATACAGCACCTTGTTGGCCTGCGCCGGTACGATGACCTCTTTGGTGAGCAGCTTGAGCACGTCGGCAAACGGCTGCAACATACCACCAGGGCCAACGCGATTGGGACCGCGACGTACGTGCATGTATCCAATCATGCGACGTTCCCAAAGGGTAAGGAAAGCCACGCAGATAATGATGGGCAGTGCGATGACCACAATCATGACCAGCGTCCAGATGACGAGCCATGCCACCGGGCCGAGCAGATCGGTTCCCCAGACATTCACTGCCTTGACGCCGTCGGTAAACCAGGACCAGATATCCATCAAAGTTTCTCCACGAATACATTACCGAAAGCACTGCCAAGTGCGGCAGTTTGTGCAAAGCCCTGGGCGATGCGAACTGTATTGTCTGCCAGGCGATCATCCTGCTTAGCCTGGATTTGTATATCGTTACCGTTGCTGCCACGCACCTTTACGGTATCGCCGCTTTGAACGCCCAGGCGCGCAAGCGTTGCTGCGTTCAGGCGGGCTACCGGTGCGGCGCTGGCGGGCGCCTGCTGCAGTGATTCGGCACGACGCACAATGGCGTCGGTACGATAGATCGGCAGATCGGCCACACGCTGCAGGGCACCATCGGCTACCGGTGCTGCTGTCGCTGCGCCGGCTACCGCTGTGACCTTGTTGGAGAGCTTGGCGGCAAAGCCGTTGAGCAGCACGCTGTCGCGTACGGATTCGGATGTCTCGTCTTCAAAGTCTGTCAGCTTCAGAATATTGCCCAGGACGCGGAGCACTTTCCAGGCCGGACGACTTTGTCCCAGACCGGCAACCACGCCCTTGAAGCTTTGCGCACGGCCTTCGGCATTCACAAACGTGCCGGAGGTTTCAGTAAACGGCGCAACCGGCAGCATGATGCGTGCCCAGCTCTCTGCTGCTGATTTATATGAAGTAAGTGCAATGGAGAAGGCACCGGCCAGCATTTTTTCTGCCTTGTCGCCATCATCCATGTCCAGCGCCGGCTCGGCGTGCAGAACCAGATACGCCTTGAGCGGATTGTTCATCATTTTGGCCACGTTCATACCGTCTTCCGTCGCCACGGCACCGGCAAGATAGCCACCTACCGTATTGGCGCCCGCTGTCAGGAAACCCAGTGTGCCATTAACCTGCTGTGCAATGGTCTGAGCCTGAACAGCCAGTTGCGACGCGTGTGGCGACGCGACAGCCATATTACCCAGGAACACTGCGCTCTTGCTGCCGCCAGCCAGAATGGCTGCGACATCAGCAGCCGTCAGATCCTGTTTGCCCGGTGCCGGTACTGCCTGCTCTGCAGACTTGCCTGCTGCTGCCACCTGAGCCACAAAAGCCGGTAACTGATCCGGTGCAACAGTTATCCGTTTTGCAGTGGGGATCAGCGGATCGTCGCCGGTTGTATCAATAATAACGATCTGGGTGCCGTGTTTGGCTGCCTGACGCAGGCGCTGCGCGAACAGCGGATGATCCTTGCGCAGCACTGAACCAATCACCAGCACCCGGTCCAGGGTATTCAGTTCGGCAATGGGCATGCCCAGCCAGGGCAAACCCTGCAGTGACTGCTCAAAACCGGCATCGGTCTGGCGCAAGCGGAAATCGATGTGCTGCGAACCCAGGCCACGCGTCAGGCGAGCCAGCAAGGCCAGCTCTTCGACGGTAGAGTATTCCGTAGCAAGTGCACCGATCTGGCCGTCACCATGCGTTTGGTTAATGCGCTCCAGCACCTGTGCGGCGGCTGTGAGTGCGTCATTCCAGGAAGCCTCGCGCCATACGCCGTCATCGCCCTTGATCATGGGCGTTTGCAGACGGTCGGCAACGTTAAGGCCTTCATAGGACCAGCGATCCTTGTCGCTGATCCAGCATTCATTAATCTCTTCGTTCTCGAACGGCACGACCCGTTTCACCTGATCGCCCTTGACCTGTACCACCAGATTGGAACCTACGCTATCGTGTGCGCTGATTGAGCGGCGACGCGCCAGCTCCCAGGTACGCGCGGTATAGCGGAACGGTTTGGAAGTAAGTGCACCAACAGGGCACAAATCAATCATATTGCCGGACAATTCAGATTCAATGGCATTGCCCACAAACGTCTGAATTTCAGAATGTTCACCGCGATTGAGCATGCCCAGTTCCATGACACCGGCCACTTCCTGGCCGAAACGGACACAGCGGGTACAGTGAATGCAGCGACTCATTTCTTCTGCAGACACCAACGGGCCGACATCCTTATGGAAAACCACCCGTTTTTCTTCACGGTAACGTGATTCGTCATTGCCGTAGCCCACGGCCAGATCCTGCAACTGACACTCGCCGCCCTGATCACAGATAGGACAATCCAGCGGGTGGTTGATCAGCAGAAACTCCATCACACTTTTTTGCGCAGCAACCGCCTTGGCTGAGCAGGTGTGCACCACCATGCCCTGCGTCACCGGTGTGGCACATGCCGGCAGCGCCTTGGGCGCCTTTTCGACTTCTACCAGACACATACGACAGTTGGCCGCAATGGACAGCTTCTTGTGATAACAGAAATGCGGAACGTACAGACCCAGTTCGCTGGCGGCATGCATAACCATGCTGCCTTCGGGCACTGATACGGGTTTTCCGTCTATGGTAAGTTCAACCATGCTTTGACCTACAGATATTGAGGAACCACACATTGCTTATGCTCAATGTGGTATGCGAATTCATCGCGATAATGCTTCAAAAACCCGCGAACAGGCATTGCCGCCGCGTCACCCAGCGCACAGATGGTGCGGCCCATGATATTGCCGGCAATGGTATCGAGCAGATCCAGGTCTTCCTGGCGACCCTGCCCGTGTTCAATGCGGTTGACCATGCGATACAGCCAGCCGGTACCTTCCCGGCAAGGCGTACACTGGCCGCAACTTTCTTCAAAATAGAAATACGACAGGCGCAGCAGGGATTTAACCATGCAGCGCGTTTCATCCATGACAATGACCGCGCCGGAACCCAGCATTGAACCAGCCTTGGAGATGGCATCATAGTCCATAGTGAGATTCATCATAATCTCGCCGGGCAGCACAGGCGCACTGGAACCACCAGGAATCACGGCTTTGAGCTTGCGGCCATCACGCATCCCACCCGCCAGTTCCAGCAGTTTAGAAAACG of the Advenella mimigardefordensis DPN7 genome contains:
- the nuoG gene encoding NADH-quinone oxidoreductase subunit NuoG is translated as MVELTIDGKPVSVPEGSMVMHAASELGLYVPHFCYHKKLSIAANCRMCLVEVEKAPKALPACATPVTQGMVVHTCSAKAVAAQKSVMEFLLINHPLDCPICDQGGECQLQDLAVGYGNDESRYREEKRVVFHKDVGPLVSAEEMSRCIHCTRCVRFGQEVAGVMELGMLNRGEHSEIQTFVGNAIESELSGNMIDLCPVGALTSKPFRYTARTWELARRRSISAHDSVGSNLVVQVKGDQVKRVVPFENEEINECWISDKDRWSYEGLNVADRLQTPMIKGDDGVWREASWNDALTAAAQVLERINQTHGDGQIGALATEYSTVEELALLARLTRGLGSQHIDFRLRQTDAGFEQSLQGLPWLGMPIAELNTLDRVLVIGSVLRKDHPLFAQRLRQAAKHGTQIVIIDTTGDDPLIPTAKRITVAPDQLPAFVAQVAAAGKSAEQAVPAPGKQDLTAADVAAILAGGSKSAVFLGNMAVASPHASQLAVQAQTIAQQVNGTLGFLTAGANTVGGYLAGAVATEDGMNVAKMMNNPLKAYLVLHAEPALDMDDGDKAEKMLAGAFSIALTSYKSAAESWARIMLPVAPFTETSGTFVNAEGRAQSFKGVVAGLGQSRPAWKVLRVLGNILKLTDFEDETSESVRDSVLLNGFAAKLSNKVTAVAGAATAAPVADGALQRVADLPIYRTDAIVRRAESLQQAPASAAPVARLNAATLARLGVQSGDTVKVRGSNGNDIQIQAKQDDRLADNTVRIAQGFAQTAALGSAFGNVFVEKL
- the nuoI gene encoding NADH-quinone oxidoreductase subunit NuoI, with product MSAIKDFFGSLLLTELLKGMSLTGKYFFKRKITLQYPYEKTPASPRFRGLHALRRYPNGEERCIACKLCEAVCPALAITIESEERDDGTRRTSRYDIDLTKCIFCGFCEESCPVDSIVETHIHEYHGEKRGDLYFTKDMLLAVGDKYESEIAARREADARYR
- the nuoH gene encoding NADH-quinone oxidoreductase subunit NuoH, whose translation is MDIWSWFTDGVKAVNVWGTDLLGPVAWLVIWTLVMIVVIALPIIICVAFLTLWERRMIGYMHVRRGPNRVGPGGMLQPFADVLKLLTKEVIVPAQANKVLYFIAPVLTLIPALAAWAVVPFGPEVVLANVNAGLLYVMAITSIGVYGVIIAGWASNSKYAFLGAMRASAQMVSYELAMGFVLVTVLLVSGTLNMNGIVQGQTQGWFASHGVNFMSWNWLPLLPLFVIYVISAVAETNRHPFDVVEGESEIVAGHMVEYSGMGFALFFLAEYANMILLSAIASVMFLGGWSSPLDFAPFTWVPGWLWLGLKAFFVVSLFIWFRASFPRYRYDQIMRLGWKVFIPLTGIWLLVVAIWMQTPFNIWK
- a CDS encoding NADH-quinone oxidoreductase subunit J, which codes for MFTTVLFYILAVILIIAGARVITATSPVTAVLHLILTFFTASMLWMLLGAEFLALLLVLVYVGAVMVLFLFVVMMIDITPANLRSGFKTYLPLGLVVGGVMVLEIAFVLGNMYLGSGPSISMPADYDNTRELGIALYSRYSYAVQIGAVTLLVGMIAAIALTLRERRNRKYVTSDQQLHVKASDRLKMVNIPSQREVPTAEDQDVKPAGEGK